The Blautia obeum ATCC 29174 region GCGATCGTGGCAAACGTAGTGACATGGGGAATTGCATCCATCAATGGTATGGTTGTTGCAGCTCTGTGCTATGTGGTCGGAGAAATGGTTAATAAAAATAAATAATAATTAAAATATAATGACAGAAAAAGATTACCGAAATTGTAAAAGGTAATCTTTTTTTGTTGGAAAATATATAGTACAATAAACAGATAGATGTTCGACTTGAATTGAAACGGAGAGCTCAAATGGCAAAAAAAAGAAGAAAACCGAAGATGGAGTTCCGATATTACCAGATGTCAGCGGGAAGTCCGATCCTGGCACTTCTTGGACAGAAGTGGGTCCAGAATTACGGGAATGATGTGGATTATCTTCATTTTCATAATTATCTTGAGATTGGATACTGCTATGGTGGTGACGGATTTATGGTGCTGGGTGAAGAGGAAAAGCGCTTCTATGGAGGTATCGTTACAGTGATTCCGCCGAACTATCCACACACAACAAACAGCGATATCGGGACGGTCAGTAAATGGGAATACCTTTTCATAGATGTAGAAGGTTTTATGAAAAAATTCCTGGATAATCCGGTTAAGGCAGAAAAGGTGATTCAGCGAATCTATTCCAGGGCTTTGTTTTTTGAAGAGAAGGAGAATTTGTCTATCTCGAAAAAAATCCACAAGATTCTGGATATCATGAGAGATGGTGAAGAATTTTTTCTGGAGGAAGCAAAGGGAGTGCTTGCGGCACTTCTGGTAGAAATTGCCCGGTTAAACAGAGATTCAGGAGAGGATAAGGTTGCGGAAAATGCCGGTAAGCTTACCAATATGATCACCAGTGTGCTGGATTATGTATCATATCACTACATGGAGGATATCAAAGTAGAGGATCTGGCGAATATCTGTCATATCAGTGAGACACATTTCCGGAGAGTTTTTACTTCCTACATGAAGATGAGCCCATTGGAATATATTAATACCGTACGTGTCTACACGGCATGTGAACTTCTGGAGACCACAGATGCCCCGGTTGCGGATGTTGCTCACAAATGTGGGTTTACGACAAATTCGACATTCAACAGAAACTTTAAACAGCTGATGGGAGTCACTCCTCTCGAATGGCGGAAACGTCCGGAAAGCTATGAACAGCAGCTTCTGCGATTTGATATTCATTCAGAAAAAGGATGGTAGAAAAACAGAAAGGAATCATTTATATGTACGACTATAAGATTGTGGAGCAGATCTCCCGAAAGAAAAAAAGCATGTCCGGAGTTCTCCGGAAAGTAATGGTTTTGTTTGCAGTGATCTTTGTGATCCTGGGAATTACAATATCCCAGTCCTTTATGCTGGCAGGATTTCTTCTTGCAGCGCTTTATTTTGTGTTTGATATTTTCAGCCAGAAGGATTATGAGTATACCCTGGAAAATGATCAGCTCAGCATTGATGTGATCTATGGCAAAAAGTATCGTAAGACTGCCCATGTACTGGAGCTGAAGGAGCTGGAAGTCGTTGCGCCGCACTGGCACGAAAGTGTTGCTAAATATAAAAAAAACGGTGGTACGGAGCAGCTGAAAAAATATGATTATACCTCTTATGATGACAATACTCCGTATTACACGATGATCATCAAAGAAGATGGACGAAAGATCAAATTGCTTCTCGATCTCACAGAGGAGATGCTGCACACAATAAAGACACAGCATCCGGAAAAAGTCTATTTTGCATAAAAACAGCAAAATTCTGTGAAATATGTACAAAAAATGAATAGAAAATTTATGAAATAAGAACAAACACCTCTCTTGAAGATAAGAAAAATATACATTCTGTCAAAAAGAGAGGATTTTTTTCATCAAAATAATACGACAAAAATCGTGAGAATGCGAAAAACGAACAAAAAATACAATTTTATGTACGTGTAATAGTGTAAAATATATAAAATGGTCGAAAATGCATATTATATGTGCGGTTATGCAAACTATATCAAAAAACGGGATGCTATAATTGGTTCATAAGCAATTCGGAAAAGAGAATACGCTTAATAAAAGGAGGACACATTCATGAAGAAAAAATTACTTGCAGTATTAATGACAGGTATCATGGCTGCATCTTTTGCAGGAACAGCAACCGTTGTTTCCGCTGATTCTGGAGATGACAACACATTGACAGTATGGGCATGGGACCAGAACTTCAATATCAAATCTATGCAGATGGCTGGTGAGCAGTATGCAAAAGATCACGAAGGATTCGCAGTAGACGTTATCGAAACATCTTCTGATGACTGCCAGACAAAACTTACAACAGCAGCTAACGCTGGTGACTACAGCACACTTCCGGAC contains the following coding sequences:
- a CDS encoding helix-turn-helix transcriptional regulator, which encodes MAKKRRKPKMEFRYYQMSAGSPILALLGQKWVQNYGNDVDYLHFHNYLEIGYCYGGDGFMVLGEEEKRFYGGIVTVIPPNYPHTTNSDIGTVSKWEYLFIDVEGFMKKFLDNPVKAEKVIQRIYSRALFFEEKENLSISKKIHKILDIMRDGEEFFLEEAKGVLAALLVEIARLNRDSGEDKVAENAGKLTNMITSVLDYVSYHYMEDIKVEDLANICHISETHFRRVFTSYMKMSPLEYINTVRVYTACELLETTDAPVADVAHKCGFTTNSTFNRNFKQLMGVTPLEWRKRPESYEQQLLRFDIHSEKGW